GCTTGCGCCGGGGAATGGCGGCACAGTTGGCCATCGCGGAAAATTCCCTGAAGGCGAGGGAGGAAAACCTGAACTCAAGCCAGACGGTGCAGCAGCAGAAGAAAACCGCGAGTGCGGCCTACCTGGACGCCAAGTACCGCTACATCCAGGAGCGTAAACTGCTCGAGTTAGCAAAAACGAGGCTGAATTCGCAGAGCATGGAGCGGACCATGCCCCAGCGCCCGGCGTATTTCCGGGATCGCGCCGAACCTGCGCTCTTTCCGAGCCGCCCGAGCATTCCGCTCAACATGGCGCTCGGCGTCGTGGCGGGACTGGTGTTCGGCATCGGCATCGCCTTCCTGCTCGAATACCTCGATACCAGCATCAAGACGATGGAAGACGTCGAGCGGGCTTTCAACAGCCCGGTCCTGGCGGTGATCCCGAAAAATATCCACGTCTTGAAGGCCCCGTATGAAGACACCCCTGACGCGGAGGCTTACCGGATCCTCAAGACCAATGCCGATATCAGCCGCAAGAAGATCAACGCTTCGATCCTCAGCGTCGTCAGTGGCGGCCCCGGCGAAGGCAAATCAACGACCGTCTGCAATCTCGCGCAAATCTACGCGGCCTGCGGCGCTCAGGTGCTGGTGATCGACGCCGACCTGCGGCGCCCGGCGCAGCACCGCTTGTTCGAACTGGAAAACCGGCTCGGCCTCGGCAACTACCTCAAAGACGACCTCACCTTTGATGATGCCGTCCAGAACACGGGCTACCCCTCACTCCAGGTGCTCACCAGCGGAGCGTCGTCCACGGACGCCGTCGGGCTGCTGAATTCCCCGCGCATGCAAGCCCTGATGGAACTGGTTCGCGACCGTTACGAAGTCGTCATCTGCGATTGCCCCCCAATCCTCGGGGTAAGCGATGCCTCGGTGATTTCGACGCTGGTGGACGCTTCTATCGTCGTCGTGCAGCACCGGCGCTTTCCCCGCTCGATGTTATTGCGGGTTAGAAAAGCCCTAGACGGCGTCGATGCCAGCCTCCTGGGCATCGTGCTTAACAACGTCGATATCCGCCACGACGAAAATTACCAGTATTACACGAGTTACAGCCACTACTACACCAAGTCAGGCAAGGACAAGTCGAGTCGGAAAGGGGCGGCACGGATTGCGCCCGCAAATTCCATCACGGAAGACGACTATTGATTTCGCCTTGCCGCCATGCATAGACGTCTGTTTTCCGTTCTTTATGGCCTGCTCGCCTGCGCCCTGTTCGTTGCCTGGGGTGTTCCGGACGCCCGGGCGCAAGCGACTCTGAGGAATGGTGATGTCCTCGAGATCAAGATCTCCGGGATCCCGTCCACCGACATAGCGTCCGTCAGTGGGCAGTACACGATCGATAACGAAGGCTTTATCAATCTGCCGTACATCGGCAGGGTGCGGGTGGCAGGTCTATCACCCGGGATCGCCCAGAGCACGATCGAGAGCGTTTACCGGAATCGCGACATCTATACCAACCCGACCATCACCATAGGCCAGCAACTGCAGTCGCGGTTTGTGAACGTGGGGGGCGAAGTCAAAACGCCGCAGCGCATTCCTTACACGGCCGACCTTACCGTGCTCAGCAGCATCAATGCGGCCGGGGGATTCTCGCCGTTTGCCGACCAGCGGAAGGTTCGCCTGCTGCGAGGAAGCGAGGTCATGGTGATCGACGTCAAGAAGATCCGCGGCAACCCGTCCCTCGACATCGCGGTGCAGCCAGGCGACCGGATCGAAGTGCCGCAAACGCTATTTTAGTTCGGCGTTCGGCGTTCGGCGTTCGGAGACGTCCTATAACTGGATCCAATCTTTCGGCGGAACACGCAGAAGAACGCAGAAAAGAGAAAACATCCACAGATTACACAGATTACGGGGACCCGGCGACAACTCTAAGCTTGACACTCGCACTGACCCCCCATGCTGCCGCTCCGAACTCCGAACTCCGAACTCCGAACTCCGAACGCCGAACGCCGAACGCCGAACGCCGAACGCCGAACGCCGAACTCCGAACTCCGAACTCCGAACTCCGAACTCCGAACGCCGTCAATTCTCCCGCAGCAGGTCCCAGTGGCGCGCCAGGTACGAGAGGCCCGACCACAGAGTCAACGCCACGGTTACGGCCAGGAACAAAGTCCCGAGCTTCTCCAGGCCGGCCAGGGTTGAACCGGTCAGG
This Verrucomicrobiota bacterium DNA region includes the following protein-coding sequences:
- a CDS encoding polysaccharide biosynthesis tyrosine autokinase produces the protein MNYPNEAKLHFLDYWRVVRVRLGLVVLIFLLVVLTAGIISFISPKQYRSFATIEVQPDMTPVRIFENQPTSASLDPKFTQTQFQIITRKGVLYPVIDRLDLCRRWGTPGLPLPEELAYGRLQHMMSLQEVRNTNLIQITVFSTDPKEAAELANTIAQVYMDQRVQEQQNVVSKSLEQLQQEVHQQEEAVAKAYTDASRLRTETGIIDPNPDSLDNSSRVEDSSVLSNQEKVNDSQSEVATLRSRVAQLDRLKNEDLMRTASILNLNDPVLEQKLPLYQTAQAEKARLLNSGLGRNHPDVKAAQAQIDTLEQQLRQQIDSLRRGMAAQLAIAENSLKAREENLNSSQTVQQQKKTASAAYLDAKYRYIQERKLLELAKTRLNSQSMERTMPQRPAYFRDRAEPALFPSRPSIPLNMALGVVAGLVFGIGIAFLLEYLDTSIKTMEDVERAFNSPVLAVIPKNIHVLKAPYEDTPDAEAYRILKTNADISRKKINASILSVVSGGPGEGKSTTVCNLAQIYAACGAQVLVIDADLRRPAQHRLFELENRLGLGNYLKDDLTFDDAVQNTGYPSLQVLTSGASSTDAVGLLNSPRMQALMELVRDRYEVVICDCPPILGVSDASVISTLVDASIVVVQHRRFPRSMLLRVRKALDGVDASLLGIVLNNVDIRHDENYQYYTSYSHYYTKSGKDKSSRKGAARIAPANSITEDDY
- a CDS encoding polysaccharide export protein, with protein sequence MHRRLFSVLYGLLACALFVAWGVPDARAQATLRNGDVLEIKISGIPSTDIASVSGQYTIDNEGFINLPYIGRVRVAGLSPGIAQSTIESVYRNRDIYTNPTITIGQQLQSRFVNVGGEVKTPQRIPYTADLTVLSSINAAGGFSPFADQRKVRLLRGSEVMVIDVKKIRGNPSLDIAVQPGDRIEVPQTLF